One Platichthys flesus chromosome 14, fPlaFle2.1, whole genome shotgun sequence genomic region harbors:
- the LOC133968291 gene encoding gamma-crystallin N-A: MSQYSGKIVFYEGKCFTGRKLEVCGDCDNFQDRGFMNRVNSVRVESGAFICFDHPDFKGQQYILEHGEYPEFQRWNAHNDHMGSCKPIRMHGEHYRMELFDGDNFGGQCVELCEDCPFLQARGLSKKCINSLKVYGDGAWVLYEEPNYRGRMYIVERGNYCTHMEWQAENPNIQSLRRVANYF, translated from the exons ATGTCTCAGTACTCAGGAAAG atcGTGTTCTACGAGGGGAAATGTTTCACCGGGCGGAAACTGGAGGTCTGCGGGGACTGCGACAACTTCCAGGACCGAGGCTTCATGAACAGGGTGAACTCTGTCCGTGTGGAGAGCGGGGCCTTCATCTGCTTTGACCACCCGGACTTCAAGGGTCAGCAGTACATCCTGGAGCACGGAGAGTACCCGGAGTTCCAGCGCTGGAATGCCCACAACGATCACATGGGCTCCTGCAAGCCAATCAGGATg cacggAGAGCACTACAGGATGGAGCTGTTCGATGGAGACAACTTCGGTGGCCAGTGCGTGGAGCTGTGCGAGGACTGTCCATTTCTGCAGGCGCGAGGCCTGAGCAAGAAGTGCATCAACTCTCTGAAGGTCTACGGAGACGGAGC CTGGGTGCTGTACGAGGAGCCCAACTACCGCGGCCGCATGTACATCGTGGAGCGAGGAAACTACTGCACCCACATGGAGTGGCAGGCGGAGAACCCCAACATCCAGTCTCTCCGCAGGGTGGCCAACTACTTCTGA
- the ly97.3 gene encoding uncharacterized protein ly97.3, whose translation MKLLVLALTVALLFTAGEALNCHRCVPKRAGESCELSVETCKPGKDGCSAARFLRAPHGYYQKCMALSDCEMLKMNAYIDIKCCGDDLCNTFDNPA comes from the exons ATGAAGCTGCTGGTCTTGGCTCTAACCGTCGCCTTGCTGTTTACAGCCG GTGAGGCCCTGAACTGCCACCGGTGTGTCCCCAAGCGGGCCGGAGAAAGCTGCGAGCTCTCCGTGGAGACCTGCAAACCGGGGAAGGACGGCTGCTCTGCCGCAAGGTTCCTCAGAGCTCCAC ACGGATATTACCAGAAATGCATGGCTCTGTCAGACTGCGAGATGCTGAAGATGAATGCCTACATCGACATAAAGTGCTGCGGTGATGACTTGTGCAACACCTTTGACAATCCGGCATAA